The genome window TAAACACTCCTACCCAAAAAAGCCAAGCTATACCGGTTATATTTTTTAAAAAATAGCCTATTCCAACTCCAATTAAAACAGCTACAACCATGGATATGCCAAGGCTTAATCCATCTGCAGCTTCTATACCTTTGCGAATGATTTTTTGTCTTTTATTCATAGGGTTTTAAAACTTTCTTGTGCTGCTTGTATAGTTTTATCAATGATTTTTTTATCCATACATTCACATATAAAACCTGTTTCAAATTGAGATGGTGCCAAATACACACCTTTGCTTAGCATTTGTGCATGAAATTTAGCAAATAATTTAGTATCTGATTTTAAAGCATCTTGATAGTTATTAACAGGGTTTTCACAAAAGAAAAATCCAAACATAGAACCAACGCAATTAACTTGCAAAGGAATTTTGCAATCATTTGCAGCCTCTT of Campylobacter lari contains these proteins:
- a CDS encoding AtpZ/AtpI family protein, encoding MNKRQKIIRKGIEAADGLSLGISMVVAVLIGVGIGYFLKNITGIAWLFWVGVFIGVAAAILNVYKAYKAQVKSYEEFKEENRYKDLKNDPKA